Proteins encoded within one genomic window of Triticum aestivum cultivar Chinese Spring chromosome 2D, IWGSC CS RefSeq v2.1, whole genome shotgun sequence:
- the LOC123050505 gene encoding G-type lectin S-receptor-like serine/threonine-protein kinase B120 yields MASLPAIFILMLLVRSCNSDDRLRPTKPLSPGDELISSNGLFALGFFSLQGSAANTYLGIWYHNISERTYVWVANRDSPIKSSLPGKLVVSNTSDLVLSDSDGRVLWATKTNNVTTTGSGSGGGATGAGAVLLDTGNFVLRSRNGTEIWQSYDEPTDTFLPGFKLWVNYKTHVAARIVAWKGPDDPSTGEFVLSGDTSTGLQILTWRGSTLYWRAGVWNGATAASFTKSFLSQMIDDGEVAYFTYNRADDSAPARSHWKLDHTGEVMFRVWVEGSSSSWVPLFERPGKGCLVYGACGPFGYCDVKGDVRECRCLDGFEPADGGGGSSKAGCVRKEAVRCGGNNYFLTLPAMKLPDKFVYLTNRSFEECAAGCDRNCSCTGYAYTNASDILLASKCFHWTGDLVDMVKADYTSDHLYLRLAGNGDNYARTNNKINGVHVVFKIVLPLIAFLLILTCIYIFCICKPRGIHQNNGALQVHLRPSQEVWDQSLEFSRITFEDIAAATNSFHETNMLGRGGFGKVYKGILQDGKEVAIKRLSKGSEQGIEHFRNEVVLIAKLQHKNLVRLLGYCIHEDEKLLIYEYLPNKSLDKFLFDNARKSTLNWPRRFSIIKGVARGLLYLHQDSRMTIIHRDLKPSNILLDSEMNAKIADFGMARIFGGNEQHERTKHVVGTYGYMSPEYAMEGIFSLKSDTYSFGIFLLEIVSGLKISSPHHLVMDFRNLIAYAWNLWKDGKSMDFMDATLMESYSPDEVSKCIHIGLMCVQDSPNARPHMSSVVSMLDNEAMPRAVPKQPMYFAQRTVEGLEMSTNGASLTTLDGR; encoded by the exons ATGGCTTCTCTCCCGGCCATCTTCATCCTCATGCTCCTGGTTCGTTCCTGCAACTCCGATGACCGCCTAAGACCCACTAAGCCACTCTCGCCCGGCGACGAGCTCATCTCCAGCAATGGCCTCTTCGCCCTTGGCTTCTTCTCCCTGCAAGGCTCCGCCGCCAACACATATTTAGGCATATGGTACCACAACATCTCTGAGCGAACATATGTGTGGGTGGCCAACCGCGACAGCCCGATCAAGAGCAGTTTGCCCGGGAAGCTGGTCGTGAGCAACACCTCTGACCTCGTCTTGTCCGACTCCGACGGCCGTGTCCTCTGGGCGACGAAGACGAACAACGTCACCACCACCGGATCAGGATCAGGTGGCGGAGCCACCGGTGCAGGGGCGGTGCTGCTCGACACCGGAAACTTTGTTCTCCGGTCGCGGAACGGCACGGAGATATGGCAGAGCTACGATGAGCCGACCGACACCTTTCTCCCGGGATTCAAGCTGTGGGTGAACTACAAGACCCACGTAGCAGCGCGCATCGTGGCGTGGAAGGGCCCCGACGACCCGTCCACGGGCGAGTTCGTCTTGAGCGGCGACACCAGCACGGGCCTTCAGATCCTGACGTGGCGAGGGTCGACTCTCTACTGGCGCGCCGGGGTGTGGAACGGCGCCACGGCCGCCAGCTTCACCAAATCCTTCTTGTCCCAGATGATCGACGACGGAGAGGTGGCCTACTTCACTTACAACAGAGCCGACGACTCGGCCCCGGCGAGGTCGCACTGGAAGCTCGACCACACGGGCGAGGTGATGTTCAGGGTGTGGGTCGAGGGGTCGTCATCGTCGTGGGTGCCCCTGTTCGAGCGGCCGGGCAAGGGGTGCCTCGTCTACGGCGCGTGCGGGCCGTTCGGCTACTGCGACGTCAAAGGGGACGTCCGGGAGTGCAGGTGCCTCGACGGGTTTGagccggcggacggcggcggcggctcctcgaAAGCAGGGTGCGTGAGGAAGGAGGCGGTGAGATGCGGCGGCAACAACTACTTCCTGACCTTGCCGGCGATGAAGCTGCCCGACAAGTTCGTCTACTTGACCAACAGGAGCTTCGAGGAGTGCGCTGCGGGCTGCGACCGCAACTGCTCCTGCACGGGGTATGCTTACACCAACGCGAGCGACATCCTCCTGGCATCCAAGTGCTTCCATTGGACAGGAGACCTTGTCGACATGGTGAAAGCTGACTATACAAGTGACCACCTGTATCTTCGGTTGGCCGGCAACG GGGACAATTATGCAAGAACCAACAACAAGATCAACGGTGTCCATGTGGTATTTAAGATTGTACTCCCACTTATAGCATTCTTGCTGATACTCACATGCATATATATTTTCTGTATATGCAAACCCAGAG GCATACATCAAAACAATGGAGCCCTGCAGGTACACCTGAGACCTTCACAAGAAGTCTGGGATCAAAGTTTAGAATTTTCGCGGATAACGTTCGAAGACATTGCTGCTGCAACGAATAGTTTCCATGAAACCAACATGCTTGGAAGAGGAGGTTTTGGGAAAGTGTATAAG GGAATACTGCAAGATGGCAAGGAAGTTGCTATTAAAAGGCTTAGCAAGGGATCTGAGCAGGGAATAGAGCATTTCAGAAATGAAGTTGTTCTTATTGCCAAACTGCAGCACAAGAATCTTGTTAGACTCCTTGGATATTGTATTCATGAGGATGAGAAGTTGCTTATATACGAATACCTACCCAACAAAAGTCTAGACAAATTCCTTTTTG ATAATGCAAGAAAATCTACACTCAATTGGCCAAGAAGATTTAGCATAATCAAAGGGGTAGCTAGAGGATTACTATATCTACACCAAGATTCGAGAATGACGATAATTCATCGAGACCTCAAGCCGAGCAACATCCTGCTAGACTCGGAGATGAACGCAAAGATAGCAGATTTTGGAATGGCAAGGATCTTTGGAGGCAATGAGCAACACGAGCGTACCAAACATGTAGTTGGGACATA TGGTTACATGTCACCTGAATATGCGATGGAGGGAATCTTTTCATTGAAGTCTGACACCTACAGCTTTGGTATTTTCCTGCTGGAGATTGTAAGTGGATTAAAGATCAGCTCACCTCATCATCTTGTAATGGATTTCCGGAATCTCATAGCATAT GCATGGAACCTATGGAAAGATGGAAAATCAATGGATTTCATGGATGCAACACTCATGGAGAGCTACTCCCCTGATGAAGTGTCAAAGTGTATCCACATTGGATTGATGTGTGTGCAAGATAGCCCCAATGCTAGGCCACACATGTCATCGGTTGTGTCCATGTTGGATAACGAAGCCATGCCTCGCGCAGTGCCGAAGCAACCTATGTATTTTGCACAGAGAACAGTTGAAGGCTTGGAAATGTCTACCAATGGTGCTAGCCTGACAACGCTAGATGGTCGCTGA